In Nitrosococcus oceani ATCC 19707, the following proteins share a genomic window:
- a CDS encoding (2Fe-2S)-binding protein, producing the protein MYVCICHAVTDKQLQEAISQGTNSLRDLRRQLGVVSSCGKCGCCVRDILRQSRQASATEVSNVA; encoded by the coding sequence ATGTATGTATGTATATGTCATGCCGTAACTGATAAGCAGTTGCAAGAAGCGATTTCGCAAGGTACCAATAGCCTCCGTGATCTGAGACGTCAGCTGGGGGTAGTAAGTAGCTGTGGTAAATGTGGTTGTTGTGTGCGAGATATTTTACGACAGTCTCGGCAGGCTAGCGCTACTGAGGTTAGTAATGTGGCGTAG
- a CDS encoding secondary thiamine-phosphate synthase enzyme YjbQ, whose protein sequence is MVVQERLEVTTSGRGTVEITDQLQRIAAGSDIKTGLCHIFLHHTSASLMLCENADPAVRYDLEAYFSRLVPDGDPLFTHQQEGADDMAAHVRTVLTHSELNLPVTQGRCALGTWQGVYLWEHRFSGYRRQVTVTVYGE, encoded by the coding sequence ATGGTAGTCCAGGAAAGGCTGGAGGTTACAACGTCAGGCCGAGGAACGGTGGAGATAACGGACCAGCTACAGCGGATTGCCGCCGGCAGTGATATTAAGACAGGTTTATGCCATATTTTTCTTCATCATACTAGTGCCTCATTAATGCTTTGCGAAAATGCTGATCCTGCGGTGAGGTACGATTTAGAAGCTTATTTTAGCCGGCTCGTGCCTGACGGCGATCCCCTGTTTACCCATCAGCAGGAGGGCGCGGATGATATGGCTGCCCATGTACGGACCGTGTTGACCCACTCGGAACTCAACCTGCCGGTTACTCAAGGCCGTTGTGCCTTGGGCACTTGGCAAGGGGTTTATCTCTGGGAACATCGTTTCTCAGGCTACCGACGGCAGGTGACGGTAACTGTGTATGGAGAATAA
- the ettA gene encoding energy-dependent translational throttle protein EttA has product MAQYVYSMNRVGKVVPPKRVILRDISLSFFPGAKIGVLGLNGAGKSTVLKIMAGIDKDIEGEAIPQKGLKIGYLSQEPHLDPAKNVRDNVEEGIAETKAMLERFNEIGLLFAEPMSDEEMNRLFEEQAQLQDAIEAADAWNLDHKLDIAAEALRLPPWEAEVTHLSGGEQRRVSLCRLLLSEPDMLLLDEPTNHLDAESVAWLERYLEKYPGTVVAVTHDRYFLDNVAGWILELDRGHGIPWEGNYSSWLEQKEKRLQLEEKQEGARIKAIKAELEWVSVNPKGRHAKSKARLARFEELSSQEYQKRNETNEIYIPPGPRLGDIVIEAKDLRKSFGDRLLIDELNFSLPPGGIVGIIGANGAGKTTLFRMMVGQEQPDAGEIRLGDTVKLAYVDQGREALNASKTVWEEISEGQDIIKVGAYETPSRAYVARFNFKGSDQQKRIGDLSGGERNRVHLAKLLRAGGNVLLLDEPTNDLDVETLRALEQALLGFPGCAVVISHDRWFLDRIATHILAFEGDSQVIWFEGNHADYEANRRQRLGEMADQPHRIRYQPLFS; this is encoded by the coding sequence ATGGCGCAGTATGTTTATAGTATGAACCGGGTGGGCAAGGTAGTGCCGCCGAAACGCGTTATTTTGCGCGATATCTCCCTATCCTTTTTTCCAGGTGCAAAGATTGGCGTGCTAGGTCTGAATGGGGCAGGAAAATCAACCGTGCTCAAAATTATGGCCGGAATTGACAAAGATATTGAAGGCGAAGCTATTCCCCAAAAAGGACTTAAGATCGGCTACCTTTCTCAAGAGCCGCATCTGGATCCTGCTAAAAATGTCCGGGATAACGTGGAGGAGGGAATTGCCGAAACTAAAGCTATGTTGGAGCGATTCAACGAGATTGGCCTGTTATTTGCCGAGCCAATGAGTGATGAAGAAATGAATCGCCTCTTTGAGGAACAGGCACAGCTTCAAGACGCTATTGAAGCTGCGGATGCCTGGAATCTAGATCATAAGCTTGATATCGCTGCCGAAGCGTTGCGCCTCCCTCCTTGGGAGGCAGAGGTCACCCATCTTTCGGGCGGGGAACAGCGGCGTGTGTCCCTTTGCCGCTTGCTCCTTTCTGAGCCAGATATGTTGCTGCTAGACGAACCTACTAATCATCTTGATGCAGAGTCGGTTGCTTGGTTGGAGCGCTACTTGGAAAAATATCCGGGTACTGTCGTAGCTGTAACCCATGATCGCTATTTCTTGGATAATGTGGCCGGCTGGATTCTGGAATTAGATCGCGGCCACGGTATTCCTTGGGAGGGAAATTACTCATCTTGGCTGGAACAAAAAGAAAAACGCTTGCAATTAGAGGAGAAGCAGGAGGGGGCCCGGATTAAAGCAATAAAGGCGGAGCTCGAATGGGTTTCCGTAAACCCAAAAGGGCGGCATGCCAAGAGCAAAGCCCGTCTCGCCCGTTTTGAAGAATTATCTTCCCAAGAATACCAAAAACGCAACGAAACTAATGAAATCTATATTCCACCAGGTCCACGTCTGGGGGATATAGTGATTGAAGCAAAGGATCTGCGCAAGAGCTTTGGTGACCGTTTACTTATTGATGAGCTAAATTTCAGCCTTCCTCCTGGGGGGATTGTGGGAATCATCGGTGCCAATGGCGCGGGAAAAACAACTTTGTTTAGAATGATGGTGGGCCAAGAGCAGCCGGATGCGGGTGAAATTCGACTAGGGGATACAGTCAAGTTGGCTTATGTCGATCAAGGCCGGGAGGCTTTAAATGCTAGCAAAACCGTGTGGGAAGAGATTTCAGAAGGTCAAGACATTATCAAGGTTGGGGCTTATGAGACTCCTTCCCGCGCCTACGTAGCGCGATTTAATTTTAAAGGTTCAGATCAGCAAAAACGTATTGGAGATCTTTCTGGCGGTGAGCGTAATCGGGTGCATCTAGCTAAGTTGCTTCGTGCTGGAGGAAATGTTCTTCTCCTTGATGAACCGACCAATGACTTAGATGTGGAAACCCTAAGAGCCTTGGAGCAGGCTCTACTAGGTTTCCCCGGCTGTGCCGTAGTGATTTCCCATGATCGTTGGTTTTTAGATCGTATTGCTACCCATATTCTCGCTTTTGAAGGGGATAGCCAAGTTATTTGGTTCGAAGGCAACCATGCCGATTATGAAGCGAACCGTCGCCAGCGCCTGGGTGAGATGGCCGATCAGCCTCATCGTATCCGTTACCAACCCTTGTTTTCATAG
- a CDS encoding DUF5395 domain-containing protein, with translation MKADLEVRLIHDGRHWVICYRTLQVRGQTLPELDQNLAKCLRERGDFPAASQVTVFMGFDFETLPTWLRQYAYHYFNRYVLLRL, from the coding sequence ATGAAGGCAGATTTGGAAGTCAGGCTAATTCATGATGGCAGGCATTGGGTCATTTGCTATCGAACACTCCAGGTTCGAGGCCAGACTTTGCCTGAGCTAGATCAAAATCTTGCTAAGTGTCTGCGGGAGAGGGGTGATTTCCCCGCCGCTAGCCAGGTGACGGTATTTATGGGTTTTGACTTTGAGACCCTGCCCACCTGGCTCAGGCAATATGCCTATCATTACTTTAATCGTTATGTTCTGCTGCGCCTGTAG
- a CDS encoding glycerophosphodiester phosphodiesterase family protein, whose translation MKRTVASAWVRWPISLIVSVTNPCFHRALWVVSESESYGASSGPNVLSMQVKRDYSIIRIPQLIAHRGYAKAFPENTLLSLDAAVSAGARFVEFDVQLTADAIPVVLHDDTLLRTAGHEVSIFDIESVNLKHICVNEAARFGPRFPEAQLSTLENIVLWLKELPEVTAFVEIKTQSLQRFGIQRAVAQVLRVLESVKAQCVSISFEPQVIAVARENNISATGWVLPTWDLVTALKLNPEYVFCNRTLVPSGWKNFAEYPWNWVIYEVVEIKEALEYAALGVEFIETMAIGEMLQHPLFRAADHRQQRASVVSPMIDDKGKG comes from the coding sequence ATGAAGCGAACCGTCGCCAGCGCCTGGGTGAGATGGCCGATCAGCCTCATCGTATCCGTTACCAACCCTTGTTTTCATAGGGCTCTCTGGGTTGTTAGTGAGAGTGAAAGCTATGGGGCTAGTAGTGGTCCGAATGTGTTGTCCATGCAGGTAAAAAGAGACTACTCTATTATAAGAATACCTCAATTAATCGCCCATCGTGGCTATGCTAAAGCGTTTCCGGAAAATACCTTATTGAGTCTAGATGCTGCGGTAAGTGCTGGCGCACGCTTTGTAGAGTTTGATGTGCAACTAACTGCCGATGCGATCCCTGTGGTGCTCCATGACGATACCCTTCTTCGTACCGCAGGACATGAAGTGTCTATTTTCGATATAGAGTCGGTGAATCTCAAGCATATCTGCGTTAATGAGGCTGCTCGCTTTGGGCCTCGTTTCCCAGAGGCGCAGCTCTCCACCTTAGAAAATATTGTCCTCTGGTTAAAGGAACTTCCTGAGGTGACTGCTTTCGTTGAGATTAAAACCCAGAGTCTGCAGCGTTTTGGAATCCAAAGAGCGGTAGCCCAGGTTTTAAGGGTGCTAGAATCAGTAAAGGCTCAATGTGTTTCGATTTCGTTCGAGCCTCAAGTGATAGCTGTTGCTAGAGAAAACAATATAAGCGCTACTGGCTGGGTTCTTCCGACCTGGGATCTGGTGACCGCTCTTAAACTTAATCCTGAATATGTGTTTTGCAATCGGACTCTTGTTCCTTCGGGGTGGAAAAATTTTGCCGAGTATCCCTGGAATTGGGTTATTTACGAGGTAGTGGAAATAAAGGAGGCGCTGGAATATGCTGCTTTGGGCGTGGAATTTATCGAGACCATGGCTATAGGCGAGATGCTGCAGCACCCTTTATTTCGTGCTGCCGATCACCGGCAACAACGAGCCTCCGTCGTATCACCTATGATCGATGATAAAGGAAAAGGCTGA
- a CDS encoding DUF1134 domain-containing protein, translating to MAKILRLILLAVFLVACVTVGATEKQGELKEETYSEEAVLAAASEFFGETTKALARVIEKVFKEQGRPNGYITGTEGSGAIGVGLRYGEGVLHTKSGEEKKVYWQGPSVGFDFGGNFSKVFTLVYHLKDMDALFQRIPGVDGSLYFIGGVSVNYQQTDDLILAPIRTGVGWRAGVSVGYVDYTHKKSWIPF from the coding sequence ATGGCTAAGATTTTACGTTTAATATTATTAGCGGTATTTTTAGTAGCTTGCGTGACGGTTGGCGCAACTGAAAAGCAGGGCGAGTTAAAGGAAGAGACGTATTCAGAGGAGGCAGTGCTTGCAGCAGCCTCTGAATTTTTTGGTGAGACAACAAAGGCGCTTGCCCGCGTCATAGAAAAGGTATTTAAAGAGCAGGGCCGTCCTAATGGCTATATCACAGGTACAGAGGGCAGTGGCGCCATCGGTGTAGGTCTCCGCTATGGTGAAGGGGTTTTACATACAAAAAGCGGGGAAGAAAAAAAGGTTTACTGGCAGGGGCCATCGGTAGGGTTTGATTTTGGTGGTAATTTTTCTAAAGTATTCACCTTAGTTTATCATCTCAAGGATATGGATGCACTTTTTCAACGAATTCCTGGCGTGGATGGAAGCCTTTACTTTATAGGAGGCGTTAGCGTTAATTACCAGCAGACGGATGATCTCATCCTGGCCCCGATTCGTACGGGCGTGGGCTGGCGGGCTGGTGTTAGCGTAGGTTATGTGGACTACACGCATAAAAAATCTTGGATTCCTTTTTAG
- a CDS encoding esterase/lipase family protein, whose protein sequence is MTIHLPISTSSKKKETVILLHGIWMKGLYFYPLAKYLSTQGYRTICFGYRSLQDSPSKTLYHLHHYIESLETEAIHFVGHSLGGLLIQRLLKQYPQQKPGGVVALGTPFTGSIVAQRLYAHQLGRYLLGQNAEENLLIESAPSWQSVQKLGIIAGTRSFGIGRLIAPLPQPNDGTVSVAETKLAGMTDHCLVRTNHTGLPLSPMVAKLTVTFLRYNRFTQ, encoded by the coding sequence ATGACGATTCATCTCCCTATCTCCACTTCTTCCAAAAAAAAGGAAACAGTAATTTTACTCCATGGCATTTGGATGAAGGGACTCTATTTTTACCCCTTAGCTAAATACCTTAGCACCCAGGGTTATCGAACGATCTGTTTTGGTTACCGCTCTCTCCAAGATAGCCCCAGCAAAACCTTGTATCATCTGCATCACTATATTGAAAGCCTAGAAACAGAAGCTATTCACTTCGTAGGACATAGCTTAGGAGGACTGTTAATACAGCGCTTATTAAAACAATATCCTCAACAAAAACCCGGCGGGGTAGTAGCGCTTGGGACTCCCTTTACCGGCAGTATTGTTGCTCAACGGCTTTACGCCCACCAGCTAGGGCGCTATCTTTTAGGACAAAACGCTGAGGAGAACTTGTTGATTGAAAGCGCCCCCTCCTGGCAGTCTGTTCAAAAGTTAGGGATCATTGCCGGAACCCGGAGCTTTGGCATAGGTCGATTAATTGCCCCCTTGCCTCAGCCTAATGATGGAACAGTGAGCGTTGCGGAAACAAAACTGGCGGGAATGACTGACCATTGCCTGGTCAGAACTAATCATACGGGATTGCCACTTTCCCCTATGGTAGCGAAGCTGACCGTTACTTTTTTACGTTATAACCGTTTTACCCAATAG
- a CDS encoding DUF5658 family protein, translated as MSYVIIEKATIYHERRSGERRVGSFPQFNYWGHQGRRGYIRRREDLANSYLDKYPASLWWLIVAVLILCFMDAIFTLSLLQHGAKEINPLMAELINFSIPLFAGVKMAVTGVGLVGLIIHHNFIVFRIFRVQQFIYGFLLLYSGLVVYESFLLLPEFLLY; from the coding sequence ATGAGTTACGTAATCATTGAAAAGGCGACTATTTATCATGAGCGTCGGAGTGGAGAGCGGCGGGTAGGCTCATTTCCGCAGTTTAATTATTGGGGCCACCAAGGTCGGCGGGGCTACATTAGACGCCGTGAGGATCTTGCTAACAGTTATCTGGACAAGTATCCCGCCTCTTTGTGGTGGCTTATAGTAGCAGTTTTGATCTTATGTTTTATGGATGCGATTTTTACCTTGTCGTTGCTTCAACATGGCGCTAAAGAAATAAATCCGCTTATGGCTGAATTGATCAATTTCAGTATTCCGCTCTTTGCAGGGGTAAAAATGGCTGTCACTGGGGTGGGTCTTGTAGGGTTGATAATACATCATAATTTTATTGTATTCCGTATCTTTCGTGTACAGCAGTTTATTTATGGTTTTTTGCTTCTTTATTCTGGGTTGGTGGTTTATGAAAGTTTTTTGCTACTGCCTGAATTTCTGCTTTATTAA